TCTGATAGGCCACACTTCATGTATGATTACTCTTATTTTATGGGTCAAGTCAAGTAACAGCAAGAGGAAACAAAATCTGGGCATACCAGTGGGAGGTGGCTCAGCAGCTCATCTACAGAATCAtagttttctgaaaaggaagGTTCAAGAACATCTGCTTCATCTCGAAGTTTAGCGGGGTTTAGCTCTTCCTGGCTGTTGTGGAACAGAAACAAGTTTTATTGCTCTCAGAAGataaagcaaacaagcaagcaaagcctTCTTCTAATGCCAGCTATTGCATGTTTCACTACACTTATACCAAAGAGTTATAAATCGCATGAAATACGTGTTTAATGGGGGAAGAGacataatatttaaaagcagttgTGTAAACGAGTGAATATACAAGCGGAATACAGGCTCTACAAAAACATATGGTGGCACTTCTCACCTATACTGATTAGGGCATATGTCTTTCTGGGACttctaaatttcattttatgtgtttacttaaatgtaaattttcaacaaatactacattttctttatgaaattGGTGTACATGCTCCATAGCTTGTTGGATTTTTCCTTAGGAGGCTTTCCTATAAATAAAGCCATTTTAAGAATCTGtcagaagctttttaaaattcccaGACACTGTCTCctctttattcttttattctaaTTTGATTGTAGTGTCTGTTCCAGTCTGGAAGAAAATGCTGTCTGTATTTGAAAACCATGTTATAAACTACTTTATAAAGTCATTACTGTTTATTGTCTTTTGTTTGTCCTCTCTGTATACACACATGGGTATAATCGTGTTCTCTCTTAATACCATATGAGTATGGAAACAATACATATGTGCTTTCTTGTAGTACCTTCTCTTCCCAGTTAAAACTGAGTTTAAGTATTTCTTCACAGCCATTTGCTTCCGAAAGCGGCTGTAATTGTCAGTGAAGACAGCGTCAGAGTGGCGTTTGACAGGACTGTCCTGGGAGCTGGCAATGCAAcaattacagagaaaaaattaatagaCAATAACAGCTTAAAAGAAGCTGCCATTAAATGAGTGAAGCAAACTTTACAATGTTGATTAgctaaataaaatcaaattttcctttcagttttcatttccaACTATGActttggatttttcttctgttgaaaaGAAGCCACTGCTTCTATTGCTTACTATGTATTTTAGTAACAAGGATCAAATGTTAAAGATCAGTATTCAGCCTTTTTGGGCACACCTTCcactgatttctttcttctgctcaaCTTTGCCATGGCCCATGCAATTAGGATCCATACTCAATGATTTCTAGAGTCCCTGTCCCAGGAGCTCTGCAGGATCAAATGGCTGAGTGTGGATTTCACGACTCCCTCCATTCTTACAGCCCAGGTTACTCCTTTTAATAAACTGACTTTATTCTGATTTCTATCATATGCATAGATATATTTTAGTACAATGCCAAGGTGCAGACTGGTTTAAGTCACAGTAAGCTCTTAAAGGACCCGGTCACTGCTCATACTGAGCTCAGTGAGGATGGAGACTGCCTCTGAGGAAAGTACGAGTGTACCATCATACTACAGCTACAAACAGCTACAAATGCTTGCTTTAAGGAGGTATTAGAGGACAAAATGCACCTTGTGAAATCCAGACTTGGAGGCCTATTTTTCATGCATGATCTTGGGAAGCCTCAGTGAGTTTAAAGAAGGTCTATGTTAGTTTATAGTGTATGAGAAACTGGCACTATATGTTCTGGAACAAAGGCAGCATTGACATAAACGCAGGATCTAATGTTCGCTCAGCTTTTGAGGATATGAAGCAAGGACTCAAAGGAACTGTCGTATTGGTTCAGACCAAAGATTTCTGCTATTCCGTTCCCAAGAGTGGCCAGTAGCTGCTGCTTAGGGATATGAAAACAAGGGAAGTATACAGTGATCCTTCCCAGCATCCTGTGACCATTAGTTTATGAATGTCCTGGTCTGGAAGTTGCATCCACATTCCTTGTCTATGGGTTTTTGCctcattatttttctataataCAGACCTCCCAAACATCTGGCAATATGCTctacaatagaaaaaaaaaaaatcattccttttGATTTTCACTGTAAATCAATCATTTCTTAATTTCACTGAGCATTACCCTGTTGTTATTTAAGTTCTAGTAATCAATCattttgtatttacttttgCCATTCATCAGCCAAGCTAACAAAAACActaccagagaaaaaaaaattagcaaattGGTGTGATGATCATTATAATATCGCCAGTATTTATTGTCAGTGCTACGTGCAGTGTCTGTTGTACCCCTCACACCTGTATCAGGAATAAATAGTAACGTTTTCACTTAGTAACAAATACCGCTAAGTTGTTATATAGGATATTCAGCTCCCCCATCATTACAGCAGTATCTCTTCCATTATCTCTAAATCGGAAAAATGAGAACTTGGGTACAGAAGGGTAAAAAATTGCCAATGAAGCCAGCTAGGAAAAAATGCTACCTAATGTAAGTGTCACCTCACCTAACTCGTTTTCTAATAAGCGAATGCAGATATCTCTTCACAGCAAGTTTAGCCAAAAGATGGCTGTAGACACTGGTGAAAATTCCATCAGCATGccttgcatttctgaaatggaCAATAAATAAACTCTACAATACAACCTGGGTTCATACCATTTTGATAATGTTCATTTTGCAAACATACTGCTTTCCTTAAGTTATCTCTTGTACATattaaattaagctaatttcatAAAACAACTTCCAGATTTTCACAACATACATTTTAGCCCTTCCTGGGAAGTGAGTGAATTCATCATGCCAGAGTGGCAATGCAATCAGCATTTCTGCAGACATTCCTACTGCTACCAGTATTCAACCAGAAGCcatgtgaggtttttttctgtaattgaTCCTTCCTTTCCTATTTCGTACTTTGAAAACATGATTGATCTTTTGGCATAATTCAAGTAGTGCATCATCATTTCTGTTTATGATAATGAAGGAACTCACCTGTCAATAATTCTGGACAGATCAAAATAGAATTTCTCATTTTCGGGTAGTGTGTTCTGCAAAATGTCTGACTCAGACTTTAATGACCCGTGGGCATGGTCAGGTTCACTGGCTCCATCAAATGGCATTCTGTTTCCCAATCTGTTGGAGAAGGAAACCATGTGAAGTACAGTTAGCTGAGGACACGCAACACTTCACCGCATCGTATATTCTGGTTTATGTCAAAATGCACACCTACCTACTTCAATCTGTAAGGCATTTTAAAGTAGTCTGGATAAAACAAAAACTACTTTCAGGTATAGTCCATGCTCCATGATAGAGTAATCGAATAACAGATCCTTCTCTCTAATGCATATTTTCTAGATACATGTTGCCATTGCACACAGTTTATTCCAGGGAACAGCGCATAATGTATGGCAATTACAGCTCAAGTGACAACCATGAAGCTTTTCATAACAACTATATTTTAGATAAATGATGGATGGAATTACAGGCTTCCACCCATGCAAAGTGAAACAGTTCCTGTGAAGTACTTACCTTCCAATTAAGACTTAAAATGTGCACTGAAATGCAGTATGAAACAATTCTTAGGCCTTCTCTAAAGGAAGTAAATACACCCTCAAGAACCTCAAACTTAATATGAAGTGCAGTCAGGTATCTCTGTGTGTTCTGTTATCTCATGTTTAAATTAATTGTTTAGTTGCAAGTTAAAAAAGGTTCacatttaatcttttaaaatgtatcatGGCACTTGCCCTGTATAAACTGATTTACGGTTACTTCACGTTTTCGTAAACTGCTCTTTCCTGTGATGTGTCACATTTTCTCAAGGGCATCTGGCTGCATAGCAGTAGTTTGGCATCTGTCATTTCTTCTAGCTGCTCTTATGTTCTGTGGCAGACAACAGGCTCCCATCGCTATAGTAAACCCCTGCATGTGATGATGTGCAAAAATCACATACTAAAACTAGGATAGGCTATTGTCCTTGTAATTTTACAGTCATTATTAGTGCTACTTATATATCTGAGACATGGAAGGCTTCTGTCTGGCTAAACAAGTAAAGCTGTTGTGTAAGATAAACCAACTCAAGTCACACCCCTTGAAAATCAGTCACTATGCTTTTTTGCTATACCGTTTTTCATCAGTCCTTTTACGCTTTATGTTCCTCTTACCTAAATGTAAAATGTACCTTTCTGCCATCCGATTTAATTTATCTAACGAACTAATAACGATTAATAAAAACAACTAATAACAACTTCAACAGTTCAGAGCATGCAGCAGTACAAAAACTACACATCAGTCCGTACGGACCACTTCCCCTCATTCACAATTTAGGAATTTTTAATATGTTCGATTTTGCATTGATTAGTATGTCTCTGCTTTCTAAAAGATGCATCCAGCTGGCTGAAATTTGGAGATAAAGGAGCTTTCCCACAAGAAAAGCCCAGGCTGTTTTGACGGACAGGCATCATGTCCCAGAGCACATTTTAACACACATCCTCCTCTACGCCATCTACAGATACGGCGGTGACGGCTATCGGCTCGTGCTGCAGGTGCCTCGGAAGGGGCACCCCTGTctcggggggcgggggggcaggtTCGGCGGGCACCGGCTGGGCTTGGCCGGGCACTCTTGCCCGACGCCGGTTCCGCCAGGGACCGAGCGCCGCACCGCCTGCTCGTCGGAGGAGCACGATGCATCGATGCTCCCGGCAGTCCGCCCCCCAACCCCCCGACCTCCCCGCGGAGGGCAAGCGCGGGCGGGCCGGGACCAGagcggggcgcggagcggggcgtggagcggcgcggagcggagcgcgGCCCTTACCGCGGGACGGGGGGGAAGGCGGCCCCCCGGGGGGGCAGCGCCCGCCCCCGCCAGCAAAGGGCGCTGAGAAGGGCGAGGGCGAGGAGGAGCGGGGAGGCGCCGCGGTGCTCCATGGCCGCCACCTGCGGAGGGAAGAGCGCAGCCGTCACCCACCGAAACCCCCCGTACCCACCGGCCCCGCGCTGCGGCACCGGGGCTTCGCCTCGGCCCGCGGAGAGACCGACCCGGACCCGGACCCGGACGCGGCCCCCAGAGGCGCCGCCGTGGAGGGGGGGCTGCCGGCGGGCAGGGGGAGCTGGCACCCCCGAAGGCGACCCCCGGCCCAGGGCGGGGGACAGCGGCGCCCGGAGCTTAGCGACAGCTTAAGCGGCAAAAAGGAAAGGGTCCCTCCCCGGCTGCCCTGGGCGGTCAGACCCCCTCTCCGCCACCCGACGGCCGGGGCGCCTTCCCTGCCGGTCcgggaggggagaaggggaggggcgggggggacggggacacccTTCTCATCCGCTGGGAAGTTGCCGCTGCGGCG
This Phalacrocorax aristotelis chromosome 3, bGulAri2.1, whole genome shotgun sequence DNA region includes the following protein-coding sequences:
- the VIP gene encoding VIP peptides isoform X1 → MEHRGASPLLLALALLSALCWRGRALPPRGAAFPPVPRLGNRMPFDGASEPDHAHGSLKSESDILQNTLPENEKFYFDLSRIIDRNARHADGIFTSVYSHLLAKLAVKRYLHSLIRKRVSSQDSPVKRHSDAVFTDNYSRFRKQMAVKKYLNSVLTGKRSQEELNPAKLRDEADVLEPSFSENYDSVDELLSHLPLDL
- the VIP gene encoding VIP peptides isoform X2, translating into MATKVLGLGNRMPFDGASEPDHAHGSLKSESDILQNTLPENEKFYFDLSRIIDRNARHADGIFTSVYSHLLAKLAVKRYLHSLIRKRVSSQDSPVKRHSDAVFTDNYSRFRKQMAVKKYLNSVLTGKRSQEELNPAKLRDEADVLEPSFSENYDSVDELLSHLPLDL
- the VIP gene encoding VIP peptides isoform X3, with protein sequence MEHRGASPLLLALALLSALCWRGRALPPRGAAFPPVPRLGNRMPFDGASEPDHAHGSLKSESDILQNTLPENEKFYFDLSRIIDSSQDSPVKRHSDAVFTDNYSRFRKQMAVKKYLNSVLTGKRSQEELNPAKLRDEADVLEPSFSENYDSVDELLSHLPLDL